TACCGGCTCCACCACCAGCACCGCTGCCTTTTCCACTTTGATCTTTAAGTGCACTGCCTTCAGCGCTTGCAGCACCAAATGCCATTCCAAATTTTGTAACTGGAATAATTATTTTATCCTCAGTCTCTATTGTCTCACCAATCACATTTTCAGTTGCCAAGACTTTTAAAAGCTCATCTACTGTAGTTTTTATCGGCTCCACGTCCATATTCCAACCCTCCCAGGGATTTTTATATATAATAAGTTGTTTTACTAATATTTATAATTAATGTATGCTTTTTTACTTAAATAATCCAAAAATAATTCCCAATATTCAGCATATAACAGATATTATATTTTAATCTGTAAATTGCATAAATTAAAATTTTAAAAAATATAATGTATAAACACATAGGATAGGCAGCAAATAATTTAAG
This genomic window from Methanobacterium sp. contains:
- a CDS encoding spore germination protein GerW family protein, whose translation is MDVEPIKTTVDELLKVLATENVIGETIETEDKIIIPVTKFGMAFGAASAEGSALKDQSGKGSGAGGGAGIEPIAMVVVFKGMTGPESVRVMHLTKPSPMGRAVSEAMPAVIDLMKEGKETVKEMREKKKEEKEESE